The DNA segment GTTCCAGGGAGGGAATATGCGCGCATTGCTGGTTGTTGCCTTGTTGTTCCATGCGTCCGGCGACCTGCGGGCCGCCGAGATCTACCGATGCGAGGGTGAGTCAGGCGAGGTGCTGTTCAGCGGCCGACCCTGCGGCAGCCCGATCGCCCTGTCGACCGAGCGGCCTGAGGGGGTCGCTCAGGGACTGCGTGCCAGTGAGCGCGAATGGCTTGCGGCCCGCGATGAGCGACGGGCGCCTGCACCGCGCCGCGCGCGCGAGACGCGCAGCGGTCGGGGTAACGGACGGAGCGACAAGGCCTACCAGTGTCGACGGAAGCGCAGTCAGCTGGAGGCACTGAACGCTCAGATGCGCCGCGGCTATAAGCCCGGCAGGGGCGAGAAGCTGCGCCGGCGGCGTAGCGCCTACGAAGACTATTTGGCGGCGTTCTGTTCCTGAGGTGAGGCGTCGGAATCGTCGAGCAGTCGACGGGTGTGCGCGCTCCAGCGCAGGAAGTTCGGTTCCGTGATGTAGCCGCGGCTGAGCACGTAGTTGAGTACGTTGCGCAGGCGGAAGAAGTGGACCACGGAATCCACCCGTATGATCTCGTTCCCACGCTCGTCGAAGAACACAATCGACGGGGCGTAGAAGATTCCCAGTTCCTCGGCCCACTTGCGCGCCGTGGACGGCTTGCCGTCGGGTTTGATCAGCGGCGTATCGGACCACATGTCGAGTTGTACGCTGTCGAGACGGTTGAACAAGGCACGTACCGTCTTGCGATGCAGCGGTTGGGTATGCAGGACGTCGCAGGCGTGGCAGTTGCCCTGCTCGAAGAACACCACCAGCGGTAACTCGGCCGCGAATCGCGAGCGGTCGAAGTTGTACGGTGGTGGCGTGAAGAACGGTTCCTCGACCAGGTCACCTGGTTCGAAGCGCAGCGTCTGATCTCCGCGTGCCATGTAGACCGGGAACGCCTCGCGCTGGTAGTGCCCGCCCGCCACGTATTCGAGCGCCGCGCGGAACTGGTAGGGCGGATAATAGCCGCGCAGACGCAAGGCGATCTTGCCGTCGGCATCGTAAAAGATCAGCGAGGGCGTGAAATTCGTGCCCATGCGCTGGGCGTACTCGCGTTCGGTGAGGGTCTCGCCGGAAGGTGTCGTGACCGACTCCGGGCTCCAGATGTCTATCGGTATCAGGTCGAAATGTTCGCGGGTGTAGTTGACGATGTCCGGGGTCTTGAAATTCACCTCCATGAGCATCCGGCAGTAGGCGCAACGCTTTTGCCCGAAGTACACGATGATCCCGGTCTTGCCCGCATCGGTCGCCTCGCGCAGGTCATCGTCAAGATCGAGGAAACTCCGTTTGAACCAGTCGGGGTACTGCAACACCTCCTCCAGCGGCGTGTCGTCGAAGGACAGTGGGTCGGCCTCGTCGACGTTGCCCGATGCGCCGTGGGCGAGCACCAGCGTCGATATCGCGATGACCGCCCGCGCCCGGGCGGTCAGACGTTGCAGGTCGAGCATTCTCATAGGTAGCGCCCCCAATCTTCGCTGCGGTCCCCGAACACCAGAAAATGCGGGTTCAGGAGTGACTCCTTGGTGTTATAGCGCAGCGGTTGTAGCTGCGTGTCGGTCACCAGCCCGCCCGCCGCCTCGACCACGGCCTGGGCGGCCGCGGTGTCCCACTCCGAGGTCGGGCCCAGGCGCGGATAGATGTCCGCCGTTCCCTCGGCGACCAGGCACAATTTGAGCGAACTGCCCATGCTGACGATCTCGTGTTCGCCAACCCGTTGCAGAAACCGCAGCAGACTGTCGCCGGCATGCGAGCGGCTGCCGGCCACGCGCAAAGGTGTCTGCCGATTCTCGGTAACCCGGATCGACCGCGTGACACCGTCGCCATCGATCTTCCATGCGCCCTGTCCGACCTGGCCGAGGTAGCTGATGCCGGTGACGGGTACGTGCACGACGCCCACGGTGGGCCTGCCGTCTTCGATCAGCGCGATGTTGACCGTGAACTCACCGTTGCGTTTGACGAACTCGCGGGTCCCGTCGAGCGGGTCGATCAGCCAGTAGCGTGTCCAGGAACTGCGGGTCGCAAACGGGATATCGGCGCCTTCCTCCGACAGCACCGGCGTGTCGGGTTCCATCTCGGCCAGCCGTCGCACGATGGTCCGGTGGGAAGCCAGGTCCGCGGCCGTCAGCGGCGACTTGTCGTCCTTCTCTTCGACCGCAAAGTCCTGGTGATAGACTTTCAAGATGGCCTGCCCGGCCGAGCGGGCGATGTCGAGCAGCTGCTGCGCCTGTTGGTCCATAGGGTTACCCTGTACGAGCCGGCCTGGAAGTTGTGGTCGGGTGCCGACTGCCAATCATACAAAAAACCCTACCGGGGAACCCCTGTGCTCGACTGGAATCGTATCGATACCGTGCTGCTCGATATGGACGGCACATTGCTGGATCTGCATTTCGACAACTATTTCTGGTTGGAACACGTCCCCGTGCGCTATGCCGAGGCGCGTGGCCTGTCGGTCGATGCCGCGAAGGCGGAGTTGATGCGCCGGTACGCCGACATCCAGGGTACGCTGCAGTGGTACTGCGTGGATCATTGGTCGCGAGAGCTCGGCCTGGATATCGCGCTTTTGAAGCAAGAGGTGGATCACCTGATCGCCGTTCACCCGCATGTCGTCGATTTCCTGGGCCTGCTGTCGCGCGCGGGCAAGCGGCGTGTTCTGGTGACCAATGCGCACCAGAAATCGCTCGAACTCAAAATGCGCCGCACGCAGCTGCGCGACCTGCTCGACCATGTCGTGTGTGCGCATGATCTGGGCGTTCCGAAAGAAGACGCCGCGTTCTGGCCGCATCTGCAGCGGGAGGAGCCATTCGATCCGGGGCGCGTGTTGTTCGTGGACGATAGTGTTGCGGTGCTGCGTTCCGCACGCCGTTTCGGCATCGCCCGGTTGCTCGCAATCGCGTTGCCGGACACCCGCCAGGGCGAACGCCCGGTTGACGAGTTTCCGGCGGTGCGCGGTTTTTCCGCGTTGCTGCCGGGGCTGCGCGAGCACCTCGCGCAGCGCGGCTGAACAGGCTTCATCCGCTGGCGCTGGGGCGACCGATCAGGTAGCCCTGAACGTAGTCGCAGCCCTCGCGATCGAGAAACGCACGTTGTGCCTCTGTCTCCACGCCCTCGGCGACGACCTCGATACCGAGCGCGTGCGCCAGTCGGATGATCGCCTGGATCAGCTTCTCGTCATTGGGGGCGATGCTGATGCCTGCGACGAACGACTGGTCGATCTTCAGATAGTCGAACGGGAACCTGCGCAGATGGCCGAGTGACGCCTGGCCGGTCCCGAAGTCGTCCAGCGCAATGCGTACCCCACGACGCTTGAGCTCGTGCAACACGCGGGCCGCGGCGCGCAGATCGGTCTCCAGCGTGTCCTCTGTGATCTCGAGGATCAGTCGCTCGGGCACCAGGCGACCCACGTCGATGCGCTCGAACAGGCGGTCGGCGAATGCCTCGTCGTGAAGCAGTCGTGCGCTCAGGTTGATCGAGACGGCGGCGTCGCCACTCGGCCGCTTCGACTGGATCTCATCCAGCGCCCAGTCGCTGATCGTGCTGCACAGGCCGGCATCGGCCAATGCGTCCATGAACGCCGCCGGCTGCAGCATGCCCTGTTCCTGGTGCGGCCAGCGCAGCAAGGCCTCGTAGCAATGCAGGTGCCCGTCGCCGGTCGCCAGCACCGGCTGGTAGTGCAATTCGAGCTGTTGCCGCCGGATTGCTTCGCGCAGCTCGTTTTCCAATGCGTGTTGGGCCGCGGCGTCCGCGGTCAGCTGCGCACTGACGAAGCGATAGCTGGATCCTTCATCCTGTTTGGCGGCGTACATCGCAGCGTCCGCTTGCTGGATCAGCAGGTCCGGATCGGTGCCGTCGTCAGGGGCGACCGCTATGCCGATGGATGCGCCGCTGTAGAACATGCGTCCCGCAAATTCGTATGGGCGCTGAATGATACTCAGCGCCTTTTCTGCCAGGTTGGTCATTTCGTCGCGTTGATGCAGATTCTCCAGCAGGATCGCAAACTCATCCCCGCCCAGGCGCGCGATGACGTCTTCCTGGCGAAATACCTTGCGCAAACGCTTTGCGATCTCGACGAGAATGGCGTCCCCGGCCGCGTGACCATAGCTGTCGTTGACCTGCTTGAAGCGGTCGAGGTCCATGAACAGCACGCCTACCGGCATCTGGTGGCGCTGCGAGACCGTGATCGCCTCGGCCAGCCGGCGGCGGAACAGCGATCTATTCGGCAGTCCGGTCAGTGCGTCGTGATGTGCCAGGTGGTCCAGTTCGCGTTCCCGCTCCTCGACCTTGGCCTGCATGTCGGCAAAGGCATTCAGCAGATCCCGGGTCTCGCTGACCATGGGTGGCGGCGGTGACGAGGAATGCCCGGTGGTGCTGTGAGCCTTCAAGCTTTTCGCCAATGTGCGGATCGGGCGCAATATGAGGCGGTCCAGACTGAAGTAGCCGGACATCCCGATCAGCAGCATCAATCCAAGTGCCGCGAACAGCACGTTGCCGAGACGCGTGCTGATACCGGTGAGCGTCTCCACCTGCCGGATACTCTGCGCCTGCAGCTCCAGCCTGAGGATCTCGAGGCGACGCTGCATCACCCGCAACTGCGGGTCGACACGGTTCCGCAGGAATTCGAGGTCGTGGCGCCAACCGGGGCCGCTGAGCTCCGCGATCAGCGCCGCGTAATCCTTTCGATACTCCGCAAAGTGTGCGGCAAGCACGTCGATCTCGGCCGCAAACACGGGATCACCGTCCGGATTGAGCACCCCCGATCTGAGTTCGGTGAGCAGTGCCTCCACCTCGATCATGTAGGTCTCGACATTGTGGGACCTCGCCTGCATCCCGGCGATTGG comes from the Chromatiaceae bacterium genome and includes:
- a CDS encoding thioredoxin fold domain-containing protein translates to MLDLQRLTARARAVIAISTLVLAHGASGNVDEADPLSFDDTPLEEVLQYPDWFKRSFLDLDDDLREATDAGKTGIIVYFGQKRCAYCRMLMEVNFKTPDIVNYTREHFDLIPIDIWSPESVTTPSGETLTEREYAQRMGTNFTPSLIFYDADGKIALRLRGYYPPYQFRAALEYVAGGHYQREAFPVYMARGDQTLRFEPGDLVEEPFFTPPPYNFDRSRFAAELPLVVFFEQGNCHACDVLHTQPLHRKTVRALFNRLDSVQLDMWSDTPLIKPDGKPSTARKWAEELGIFYAPSIVFFDERGNEIIRVDSVVHFFRLRNVLNYVLSRGYITEPNFLRWSAHTRRLLDDSDASPQEQNAAK
- the cysQ gene encoding 3'(2'),5'-bisphosphate nucleotidase CysQ; its protein translation is MDQQAQQLLDIARSAGQAILKVYHQDFAVEEKDDKSPLTAADLASHRTIVRRLAEMEPDTPVLSEEGADIPFATRSSWTRYWLIDPLDGTREFVKRNGEFTVNIALIEDGRPTVGVVHVPVTGISYLGQVGQGAWKIDGDGVTRSIRVTENRQTPLRVAGSRSHAGDSLLRFLQRVGEHEIVSMGSSLKLCLVAEGTADIYPRLGPTSEWDTAAAQAVVEAAGGLVTDTQLQPLRYNTKESLLNPHFLVFGDRSEDWGRYL
- the yrfG gene encoding GMP/IMP nucleotidase — protein: MLDWNRIDTVLLDMDGTLLDLHFDNYFWLEHVPVRYAEARGLSVDAAKAELMRRYADIQGTLQWYCVDHWSRELGLDIALLKQEVDHLIAVHPHVVDFLGLLSRAGKRRVLVTNAHQKSLELKMRRTQLRDLLDHVVCAHDLGVPKEDAAFWPHLQREEPFDPGRVLFVDDSVAVLRSARRFGIARLLAIALPDTRQGERPVDEFPAVRGFSALLPGLREHLAQRG
- a CDS encoding EAL domain-containing protein, translated to MAEADRKNTSYDGRLPSYRTRYFQIVLALAIAFAVVAILAQRYVATISRSHAAEAEFREQGIVLLNDAFAQLYRSRQDLHDYLLSPTEPSVRAKLDAALQLLNSALARLLEHAANSPTGDVAAISRSLREDGRTLGDRIRELIEIRRDPALWLPASSIIEDQLQTANTMFTGDLDALLAALGSPSDPLSVQRMIILYRLQKAWLRMVDELRLIIANRFGAHSVDPIAGMQARSHNVETYMIEVEALLTELRSGVLNPDGDPVFAAEIDVLAAHFAEYRKDYAALIAELSGPGWRHDLEFLRNRVDPQLRVMQRRLEILRLELQAQSIRQVETLTGISTRLGNVLFAALGLMLLIGMSGYFSLDRLILRPIRTLAKSLKAHSTTGHSSSPPPPMVSETRDLLNAFADMQAKVEERERELDHLAHHDALTGLPNRSLFRRRLAEAITVSQRHQMPVGVLFMDLDRFKQVNDSYGHAAGDAILVEIAKRLRKVFRQEDVIARLGGDEFAILLENLHQRDEMTNLAEKALSIIQRPYEFAGRMFYSGASIGIAVAPDDGTDPDLLIQQADAAMYAAKQDEGSSYRFVSAQLTADAAAQHALENELREAIRRQQLELHYQPVLATGDGHLHCYEALLRWPHQEQGMLQPAAFMDALADAGLCSTISDWALDEIQSKRPSGDAAVSINLSARLLHDEAFADRLFERIDVGRLVPERLILEITEDTLETDLRAAARVLHELKRRGVRIALDDFGTGQASLGHLRRFPFDYLKIDQSFVAGISIAPNDEKLIQAIIRLAHALGIEVVAEGVETEAQRAFLDREGCDYVQGYLIGRPSASG